The Streptomyces sp. NBC_00659 genomic interval CCGCGGAAGGGCCCAAGCGGCCCTCTTGTCGCCCAGCAGGGCCTTTTTCCTTGTGAAGAACTTCACGAACTTTCTCGGCGGGGACTCGCCAGACGGGTTCCGGGACCCCCGCGGGCACGCTCATACGTTATCCGAGCCGCTCAGCCGAGGCTACCGATCAGTAGCAAAGGAGACCGGTGCCACGCCCCCGCGGCACCGCCGGACAACCCGCGCGGTGCCACCGGGCACCCCCCGCGGCACCGCCGGACAGGCGCCCGGGAGCCCTGTGCCGCCGCTGGAGGACACGACGGCCCCGGCTCCCCGAAAAGGGGGCCGGGGCCGTCTCACGCCCGTTCTCGACGCGTCACCGCGCGTCAGTCGCCCTGCCTGCCGGCTTCGGCGTCCTCGGCCACCTTGAAGGCGATGCCGTCGAGGATGTCGTGCTCGCTGACCACGACCTCCTCCGCCCCGGTCCGCTCCATGATCGAGAGCAGGACGAGGGCACCGGCGCCGATCACGTCCACCCGGCCCGGGTGCATCGAGGGAACGGCGGCGCGCTCGGCGTGCGTGGAGCGCAGCAGCCACTCGGTGATCTCGCGGACGCGTCCGACGGAGACGCGGGTGTGGTGGATCCGCTCGGAGTCGTACGCGTCGAGGTCCAGCGCGATCGCCGCGATCGTGGTGACCGAGCCGGCCAGCCCCACCAGGGTGCGCGCCTCGCGCAGCGGGACCGTCTCCTCGGCGAGGTCGAGGGCGGTCTCGATGTCGGCGCGCATGGCCGCGACCTGCTCCGCCGTGGGCGGGTCGGTCACGGCGCCGTCGCGGACGAGGTGACGTTCCGTCATCCGTACGCAGCCGATGTCCACGGAGCGTGCCGCGCGCACCCGGTCGGCGCCGACGACGAACTCGGTCGAGCCGCCGCCGATGTCCACGACCAGGTAGGGCGTGGCGAGGTCGTCGCGCCCGGCCAGCTCCTTGGTCGCGCCGGTGAAGGAGAACTCGGCCTCCTGGTCCCCGCTGATGACCTCCGGCTCGACGCCGAGGATGTCCAGCACCCCGCGCACGAACTCGTCCCGGTTCTCGGCGTCCCGGGAGGCCGAGGTGGCGACGAAGCGCAGCCGCTCGGCGCCGTGCTCCTTGATGGCCTCCGCGTACGCGCGGCAGGCGGCGAAGGTCCGCTCCAGCGCCTCGGGGGCGAGCCGGCCGGTGCGGTCGACGCCCTGGCCCAGCCGGACGATGGTCATCCGCCGGTCCAGGTCGGCGAGTTCGCCCGTCCGCGGGTCCGCGTCGGCCACCAGGAGCCGGATGGAGTTCGTACCGCAGTCGACGGCGGCGACGCGGGTCACCGGCCGTCCTCGGCGGACGCGGCGGAACCGGCGGCCTCCGCGGAACCGGTGGACTCGGCGTCCTCGGCGGAACCGGCGGCCTCGGTGGAGCCCTCCGTCTTCGGCCCGTCGCCGGCCGGCGGTCCGGCCTGGGTGACACACGCGCCCTTGCTCCACCACTCGGGCAGCATCGCGATGGCCTCGTCGCCGAGCGGGTTGACGCCCGGCCCGGCGGCCAGCGAGTGGGCGACCAGGACGTGCAGGCACTTCACCCGGTCCGGCATGCCGCCCGCGCTCGGGAAGCCCTCCAGGACCTCGATGGCGTCACGGCGCGCGATGTAGTCCTCGTGGGCGGCGCGGTAGGCCGCGGCCAGCTCGGAGTCGGTGGCCAGCCGTTCGGTCATCTCCTTCATGACCCCGTTGGCCTCCAGCGTCCCGATCGCGGACGCGGCCCGCGGGCACGTCAGGTAGTACGTGGTCGGGAACGGCGTCCCGTCGGGGAGGCGGGGCGCCGTCTCCACCACGTCCGGCTGGCCGCAGGGGCAGCGGTGCACGATCGCGCGCAGCCCGCGCGGCGGCCGTCCGAGCTGCTGCTTGAAGGCCTCGACGTCGGCGTCGGTGGGCTCGGTGCGCGGGGTGGTGGGCGGTGGCGTTTCCATGCCGTGAGTCACGTGTCTTTCTGGTCAGTTCATGGGGCGTCAGCGGTCGGCGGCGTCGGATTTGTCCACGCCGTCCCACATATTGGTGTACCAGGGGAGGTCGGCGGCGCCCCGCTCGGCACGGGACTGCTTCGCGGCGTCCGGGTCGATCACGACGTACCCGGTCTCGCCCGGCATCACATAGTGCAGCCGCTGCCGGATCTGCTGCTCGGCGTACGCGTCGTCCTGCCAGCGCGCCTTGAGGTCGCGCAGCTGCTCGACCCGCTGCCGGGCCTGCTCCCGCTGCCGCTCCACGTCGCCGATCTGGGCGCGCTGGGAGACGTACTGCCGCATCGGGTAGGCGAGGGCGACGATCAGGGAGCACAGGACCATGGCGAGCAGCGCGGCCCGGCCGGTCAGCCGGGAGCGGCGCGCCTGCCGCTTGGTCTGGGAGCGGTAGACCCTGGCCGCCGTCTGCTCGCCGAGCAGCTTCAGCCTGGTCGAGGTGGAGAACCGGTCCCGGTCCTTCACGGCCATGAGTCCCGCCTCCCCACTACCGGCCCGCCGTGCGGGCCCGTCACGTGCGTACGTCCCCGCACACGGTACGGGACCGGGTACGGGGACGTACGGAGGACTCTGCCTGAGCCGTGCGGGGGATCAGCCCTTGAAGCGCGGGAAGGCGCTGCGGCCGGCGTAGACCGCGGCGTCGTCGAGGATCTCCTCGATGCGCAGGAGCTGGTTGTACTTGGCGACACGGTCCGAGCGGGCCGGGGCGCCGGTCTTGATCTGACCGCAGTTCACGGCGACCGCGAGGTCGGCGATGGTGACGTCCTCGGTCTCGCCGGAGCGGTGGGACATCATGCACTTGAAGCCGTTGCGCTGGGCCAGCTCGACGGCGTCCAGGGTCTCGGTCAGCGAGCCGATCTGGTTGACCTTGACGAGCAGGGCGTTGGCGGAGCCCTCCTCGATGCCGCGGGCCAGGCGCTCCGGGTTGGTGACGAAGAGGTCGTCGCCGACGATCTGGACCTTGTCGCCCAGCTGGTCGGTGATGATCTTCCAGCCGGCCCAGTCGTCCTCGAACAGCGGGTCCTCGATGGAGACGAGCGGGTACGCCGCGACGAGCTCGGCGTAGTACTCGGTCATCTCGGCGGCGGAGCGCTCCTTGCCCTCGAAGGTGTAGACGCCGTCCTTGTAGAACTCGGAGGCGGCGACGTCGAGGGCGAGGGCGATCTGCTCGCCGGGGGTGTAGCCGGCCTCCTTGATGGCCTCGAGGATGAGGTCGAGGGCGGCGCGGTTCGACTCCAGGTTCGGGGCGAAGCCGCCCTCGTCGCCGAGGCCGGTGGACAGGCCCTTGGTCTTCAGCACCTTCTTGAGGGTGTGGTAGACCTCGGCGCCCCAGCGCAGGGCCTCGGAGAAGGACTCCGCGCCGATCGGGGCGATCATGAACTCCTGGATGTCCACGTTGGAGTCGGCGTGCGACCCGCCGTTCAGGATGTTCATCATCGGAACGGGCAGCAGGTGCGCGTTCGGGCCGCCCAGGTAGCGGAAGAGCGGCAGGTCGGACGCTTCGGAGGCGGCGTGCGCGACGGCGAGCGAGACGCCGAGGATGGCGTTGGCGCCGAGCGAGCCCTTGTTGTCGGTGGCGTCCAGGTCGAACATGGCCTGGTCGATCAGGCGCTGCTCGGTGGCGTCGTAGCCGACGAGCTCCGGGCCGATCTGCTCGATGACGGCGAGGACGGCCTTCTCGACACCCTTGCCGTGGTAGCGGTTGGGGTCACCGTCGCGAAGCTCGATGGCCTCGAAGGCTCCGGTGGAGGCGCCGGACGGAACGGCGGCACGACCCGTGCTGCCGTCGTCGAGGCCGACCTCGACCTCGACCGTGGGGTTGCCTCGGGAGTCCAGGATTTCCCGGGCTACGACGACGTCGATGGACGGCACGAGCATCTCCTTATGGGATGTGACGCGGGTACGCAGGACTTGGCAGCCCTGCGGGATGAGCCTAACCGGCTCACGGGGATCGGCCAGCCGATCGACCACCCCTTGAGCGGAACTGAGCGTACATATTGTTCCTGAACGGAACAAAAAAAGAAATGAAAAACCCCGCTCCGGCGCGTGCGGGGGAACACGCGCCGGAGCGGGGAGCCCGTGGGGACGGGGACCCTCACCGGGCCTTTCCCAAAAAGGCCCGGTTCGGGAGGGGAGCTGTCGTCCGGCTCGGACGCGGGCCGGAATCCGGCCCGGAAGGCACCCGCGCGCCGTCCGAGAAGTGGCCGCCCTCCGCCGAAGGCGACCACACGGCACCGGCGCGCCGCGGTACTCAGCGCAGGTGCAGCTGCTGGCCCGGGTAGATGAAGTCGGCGTCGGCGACGATGCCCTTGTTCAGCTTGAACAGCTTCTGCCAGCCGCCCTTGACGTGCTTCTTCTCGGCGATCGAGCTGAGGGTGTCACCCTTGACGACCTTGTACTCACCGTCGCCCTTCTTGACCTTCTTGCCGGTCGGGGTGGTGACGGTCTTCTGGACGGCGGGGCGCTCCGCGGAACGGGAGGCGGGCTGCTCCGTCGTACGGGTGGCCGGGGCGCTCTGCGAGTCGCTCGACGAGGTGGAGGCGGACGGGGCCGCCGGGGCCGAGCCGCCGCCGTAGGGGGTGCTCGACAGGCCGACGCCGCAGGTCGGCCAGGCACCCTTGCCCTGTCCGGCGAGAACCTTCTCGCCGATGGCGATCTGCTGCGACTTCGAGGCCTGGTCGGCGGTGGAGGCGTAGGCGGTGCCGCCGTACGCGGCCCAGGTGGAGGACGAGAACTGGAGTCCGCCGTAGTAGCCGTTGCCGGTGTTGATCGACCAGTTGCCGCCGGCCTCGCACTGGGCGACGGCGTCCCACTCGGAGGTGGTGGCGGCGGAGGCGCTGCCGGCCGCCATCAGCGGGGCGGCGATGGCGACACCGGTGACACCGGCGAGCGTGGCGACGCGGGTGGCCTTGTTCGGGCGGCGGTGCTTGCCCTTGCTGGAGAACAGCATGGAGAGATCCCCTCACCGACGCCTGCGAGGTGAGCTGTCGGGTTCGGGCCGGTTGAGTTGCCCGGCCGCGCTGCCTTCGGCCCTGTCTCCAGGACGTCCGGCGCGCGGCTTCACCCCAAGCCGTTCCCGGGTGTCTCTCAACTCCCGGTCCCGGCACTTACCTTGGGTCCCCCGCTCCTGCCTACGGCGCATGACGCGACGACTGTTCCCGTACGGCCGCTGGCAGGATTCGGCGTTGCGACCGTCGGGGCCCGCTGTGGCGAGCAGTCACGACCGTAAGCAGTCGATCGGCGGAAATTCAAAGACGATCAGGGCTTCTGAGACCCATGTCTCACTTGCATCAAATGGGACATTCCCCAGCTAACCAGGACGCGAACTCCCGCTACTTTTGCGCCGTTTCGGCAGTGTCCGCGATGCTCTGACCAGGTGCGACGAGGCCGGGAGCGCTGTCGGTCGCCACC includes:
- a CDS encoding Ppx/GppA phosphatase family protein, translated to MTRVAAVDCGTNSIRLLVADADPRTGELADLDRRMTIVRLGQGVDRTGRLAPEALERTFAACRAYAEAIKEHGAERLRFVATSASRDAENRDEFVRGVLDILGVEPEVISGDQEAEFSFTGATKELAGRDDLATPYLVVDIGGGSTEFVVGADRVRAARSVDIGCVRMTERHLVRDGAVTDPPTAEQVAAMRADIETALDLAEETVPLREARTLVGLAGSVTTIAAIALDLDAYDSERIHHTRVSVGRVREITEWLLRSTHAERAAVPSMHPGRVDVIGAGALVLLSIMERTGAEEVVVSEHDILDGIAFKVAEDAEAGRQGD
- a CDS encoding DUF501 domain-containing protein; protein product: METPPPTTPRTEPTDADVEAFKQQLGRPPRGLRAIVHRCPCGQPDVVETAPRLPDGTPFPTTYYLTCPRAASAIGTLEANGVMKEMTERLATDSELAAAYRAAHEDYIARRDAIEVLEGFPSAGGMPDRVKCLHVLVAHSLAAGPGVNPLGDEAIAMLPEWWSKGACVTQAGPPAGDGPKTEGSTEAAGSAEDAESTGSAEAAGSAASAEDGR
- a CDS encoding FtsB family cell division protein, with the translated sequence MAVKDRDRFSTSTRLKLLGEQTAARVYRSQTKRQARRSRLTGRAALLAMVLCSLIVALAYPMRQYVSQRAQIGDVERQREQARQRVEQLRDLKARWQDDAYAEQQIRQRLHYVMPGETGYVVIDPDAAKQSRAERGAADLPWYTNMWDGVDKSDAADR
- the eno gene encoding phosphopyruvate hydratase, with translation MLVPSIDVVVAREILDSRGNPTVEVEVGLDDGSTGRAAVPSGASTGAFEAIELRDGDPNRYHGKGVEKAVLAVIEQIGPELVGYDATEQRLIDQAMFDLDATDNKGSLGANAILGVSLAVAHAASEASDLPLFRYLGGPNAHLLPVPMMNILNGGSHADSNVDIQEFMIAPIGAESFSEALRWGAEVYHTLKKVLKTKGLSTGLGDEGGFAPNLESNRAALDLILEAIKEAGYTPGEQIALALDVAASEFYKDGVYTFEGKERSAAEMTEYYAELVAAYPLVSIEDPLFEDDWAGWKIITDQLGDKVQIVGDDLFVTNPERLARGIEEGSANALLVKVNQIGSLTETLDAVELAQRNGFKCMMSHRSGETEDVTIADLAVAVNCGQIKTGAPARSDRVAKYNQLLRIEEILDDAAVYAGRSAFPRFKG
- a CDS encoding transglycosylase family protein, producing the protein MLFSSKGKHRRPNKATRVATLAGVTGVAIAAPLMAAGSASAATTSEWDAVAQCEAGGNWSINTGNGYYGGLQFSSSTWAAYGGTAYASTADQASKSQQIAIGEKVLAGQGKGAWPTCGVGLSSTPYGGGSAPAAPSASTSSSDSQSAPATRTTEQPASRSAERPAVQKTVTTPTGKKVKKGDGEYKVVKGDTLSSIAEKKHVKGGWQKLFKLNKGIVADADFIYPGQQLHLR